The Plasmodium berghei ANKA genome assembly, chromosome: 12 region tttaaatgatgaaaatgtgaaaaacatggaaaatgaaatatgtAGCGAAAATACTAAAAATGACCCAAATTATCAGAAAATTGTAAATAACCAAAATAATgtcataaattttatactAAATAGTAGAAACACTCGTGATATTAAAGAGAGTAATCATATATTCTTACGATGTAATAATAGTGGtagaataaatattttaaaaaataatataagcCCTCAAAAAGAtgaatatgtatatgttgACAACCCTAATGAATTATTATGTGAAATTAATGATGAGGAATGTAAAcatgaaataatattttcaggATTATGTGCAAATTGCTTTATGAATCAAGaagaaatgaataaaaataaaaataaaaatgaaaaatattttttatcaccTGGATTTAtaacaaatgaaaaaaaattatttataaatacagATAAAGCTATTGATCTAGAAAAGGAGAGagtacaaaatattataaataataaaaaattatgtttaGTTTTAGATTTAGACAATACATTATTGCAAGcttctttttatattcattctGTTCATATTGAGAAAgatgtaataaatataacgACTGATTTTGATGATGATGATTTTGCGCAAATATGTAATCACTCAAGAGATGGGAACCGACCtagtgataataataataatcatcctgaaaatgaagaaacaaatattaaaacaGAGGATGCTCCATTAAACAATGATAAAGATTATTATAGAAAATTCGATAATATTCTAAATCAGGGAATACaaaaagatgaaataaattctGAAATgctaacatttttttttaatacaaacaaaaaaaaaaacaataaactAGAAAATGATGTTTATCATGATATAAAAGTGAGCTATGAAGAGTATCTTAGCTTTTTAGCTAAAATTAATAcgttaaatttattaaaatacaatggaaaatatatacattatgaagatttaaatgatgaagccataaaagcaaaaataaaaaaattcgaATCATCAGTGTTAAAAACAACTGTAAAATACGACAAAGGATTATATACCATATATTACAAATTAAGACCAGGTGTAATTgaatttttacaaaaaatgaatcaaaaatatgaaatatatttatatacaatgGGAACAATAGAGCATGCTAAATCatgcttatttttattagatccattgaaaaaattttttggTAATAGAATATTTTCAAGAAAAGATTGTACAAATGGAATGAAACATTTAAATCGAATTCTTCCAACATATCGAAGTATATCTATTTGTGTTGATGATAGTGAGTATATTTGGAAAGAAGCAAATTCGTGTATTAAAGTTCatgcatataattattttcctgaaattcaatttttaggagatataaaaaaaaaaatatattttttaacaaaatttttttctatggCTCAATCATATTTAAACTTTTCAACAGATATTTATcgatttattaattttaaatgcaatgaatatgaagaaatcaaaaaaaaatatttaaacaaCATTGTGacaaatcatatatatacacaaaatttatttattccttATTTGGGCCCCATAGGTATACAAATGGGGATGCCTCATGGAAATATGAACAATACGatatttgttaataattcaaatataataaaaaatgaaaatactATAGAAAATGGAAACCCTTCCGAAGAAAACAAAGATAACATATCTAAGGGAatcaataatattatcGATAATACACTAAGTATAAACTTTGATGAAGgtgatgataaaaattctAACGAGATGCTTATAGATTTGGAAAAGGAATTCGAAAcagataatgaaaatgattcaaatttaaaaagtaAATCGCATAATtcgaataaaataaacttGGTAACTGATCACGAACTAGTTAATTATTCATATCCTCTTGATACCGCATATAGTgaccaaataaaaaattataatgaacccattttaaatattcaaacAAATGCAAGTGATATTGAACAGGCTAGTAATAATAGCAACGATAATAGTAATGACATATTTCCATCATCAGAGAAAGATGCCAGCTGTTTAGAAGGTATTTCAGGAAGTGAGGGTATGCCtgaaatacaaaataacaatttaatTTTCTATCTAGATCAAGATAATtcctttttaaataaacctaatgatgaaaataatatagacaTGGTACATTATTCTGAATCCACTAAGccattaaataataatacaaacatatcgaatgaacaaaatatattagctGATAATTTAgttcaattttataataaagatgaaaatgatgatttGGATTTGAATTTAGATGATGATGAAGATATGTTTTTTCTAAATGATGATATACTAAATAACGatttcaataaaaaaaaaaataataataaaataaataacagtaatgatataaataaaaacgataatgtatcaaaaatatatacaactAAACATGCACTTTTATATgatgaacaaaatatgccaaataatattaatcaatctaattatttacaatcgaaattaaaaaatatatctccAGAAGATGAAAtgatttttaaatttatatctgaaaaaacatttaaaaaatatgaaaattatgtaaCACATTTTTTAGACAATTATTTTAAGGAGCGCGATTTTAATAACAATTaccaaattaaaaaagagTCACAAGAacctgaaaaaaaaattgcagATTGCATGGTACCAGAAATTCCTTCTCagtttaaaataaaaaaggaaaaaacaaacaatAGTAGTGATGTGTTTGAGGgagagaaaaaatatgatggGCCAGATATCAAcgaaatgaataataatcatGAAGAACAAATTCCAAAATCAAGAAAAGGTAGAAAATTTTATGGGGAAGATTTAATAGAATTTCAAAATgcaaataagaaaaaaaaaactaattTAGAATATTCAAATGAAAACAATAATGCAAATAAAAGCTGTGCAAAcatatcaaataaaaaattaaactATAGCGACAAACATGAGAGATATATCAACGAATATTATgaaactttttttattccaaaaaatttaaaggaaaataattttcaggataatgataaacaattatattatttagtaACTATACTAGACGAAATACATTATGTGTTTTATAAACTCTTTGATGAATTTAaagcaaataaaataaatgaaaaaaatgaagactcaaaaatatataattattttttacgaTATCCAATAGTTAAAACCATATTAAGGGAATTccgaaaaaaaattttaaacaGTAAtcacaaattatatatatttatatttactatatattatcatatgtattattttttcttaagCCTTAAAATTGTTCATTAATAGAAAAGGAATACACCcttgtatatataagtattaCCTTCTTATCTTCATAAAATCCACATATATGCAtgacattattttttattccgCACCTCAGATTGTACGTTTAACATATCCCATTTACCTGATGACATCCAAAGAAGCGATTTTATAGacaacatttttaaatttggagggattataaataataacaattatAACCACATGTTGACAATAAATAACCCATTAAACACTGAAAATgcagaaaaaataaagtgcTCAAATTTAATGCTAATTGAAAGAGCTTTATATACTTGGAAGtaattatttcaaaaaaatgttttttacTAATGTGTATATTACCAACTTATACATAATGTAACTTTTGTCACATAATATTGATTAATTTCTATGgagatatttttatatttctgctcatgcattttttgttatctattttttatgatagATTTCCTGatgcaaaatattatgacaTGAACACATGGAAACAGCCATACAGAAATTTCTGGGATGTCCTTgaatatgaagaaaaaaattaaaaaatataattttgatttatttttaagatAACATTTACCTGCCCTTTGAGCTATTTAATTCAAAATGTTTGATTATTTTCGACATCTATTTTGACCATagtgtgtatatatataagaatatatatatattgggGATTAGTTTCCTTTCTTATATTCTACAACATTTTCACCACATTATTCgtaaataattatgtaaaaagtatgtttattttttttctcttttttttgttctatATTGAAATAAAAGGATTAAA contains the following coding sequences:
- a CDS encoding NLI interacting factor-like phosphatase; translated protein: MDTNKVYLPKNITLPCKLKWAVDDNSMVSSNQIIAFIIEVKNEDINVQNDELINNNSNNSQNTNQHNYDHSTYEQNNANKCINGIGNLNDENVKNMENEICSENTKNDPNYQKIVNNQNNVINFILNSRNTRDIKESNHIFLRCNNSGRINILKNNISPQKDEYVYVDNPNELLCEINDEECKHEIIFSGLCANCFMNQEEMNKNKNKNEKYFLSPGFITNEKKLFINTDKAIDLEKERVQNIINNKKLCLVLDLDNTLLQASFYIHSVHIEKDVINITTDFDDDDFAQICNHSRDGNRPSDNNNNHPENEETNIKTEDAPLNNDKDYYRKFDNILNQGIQKDEINSEMLTFFFNTNKKKNNKLENDVYHDIKVSYEEYLSFLAKINTLNLLKYNGKYIHYEDLNDEAIKAKIKKFESSVLKTTVKYDKGLYTIYYKLRPGVIEFLQKMNQKYEIYLYTMGTIEHAKSCLFLLDPLKKFFGNRIFSRKDCTNGMKHLNRILPTYRSISICVDDSEYIWKEANSCIKVHAYNYFPEIQFLGDIKKKIYFLTKFFSMAQSYLNFSTDIYRFINFKCNEYEEIKKKYLNNIVTNHIYTQNLFIPYLGPIGIQMGMPHGNMNNTIFVNNSNIIKNENTIENGNPSEENKDNISKGINNIIDNTLSINFDEGDDKNSNEMLIDLEKEFETDNENDSNLKSKSHNSNKINLVTDHELVNYSYPLDTAYSDQIKNYNEPILNIQTNASDIEQASNNSNDNSNDIFPSSEKDASCLEGISGSEGMPEIQNNNLIFYLDQDNSFLNKPNDENNIDMVHYSESTKPLNNNTNISNEQNILADNLVQFYNKDENDDLDLNLDDDEDMFFLNDDILNNDFNKKKNNNKINNSNDINKNDNVSKIYTTKHALLYDEQNMPNNINQSNYLQSKLKNISPEDEMIFKFISEKTFKKYENYVTHFLDNYFKERDFNNNYQIKKESQEPEKKIADCMVPEIPSQFKIKKEKTNNSSDVFEGEKKYDGPDINEMNNNHEEQIPKSRKGRKFYGEDLIEFQNANKKKKTNLEYSNENNNANKSCANISNKKLNYSDKHERYINEYYETFFIPKNLKENNFQDNDKQLYYLVTILDEIHYVFYKLFDEFKANKINEKNEDSKIYNYFLRYPIVKTILREFRKKILNNCTFNISHLPDDIQRSDFIDNIFKFGGIINNNNYNHMLTINNPLNTENAEKIKCSNLMLIERALYTWKFPDAKYYDMNTWKQPYRNFWDVLEYEEKN